DNA sequence from the Burkholderia pyrrocinia genome:
ACCGGCGACTACGTGACGACGACCATCGGCGCCGAGCCGGTCGTGATGGTGCGCCACGTCGACGGATCGGTGCGCGTGCTGCACAACCGCTGTTCGCACAAGGGCACGCAGCTCGTGACCGATGCATGCGGCAACACGGGCACGTTCTTCCGTTGTCCGTACCATGCATGGTCGTACCGGACCGACGGCAGCCTCTATGCGATCCCGCTGCGGCGCGGCTACGAGAACACCGGCTTCGAATCGTGCGAGGCGAGCAAGGGCATGCAGGCGGTCGGCGCGACCCATGACCATCGCGGCTTCGTGTTCTGCCGCCTGAATCCGTCGGGTGTCGATTTCCACGACTACTTCGGCGATGCGCTGTCGTCGCTCGACAACCTGGTCGACCGCTCGCCGGAAGGGCGTGTCGAGGTCGCGGGCGGCGTGTTCCGGTACGTGCACGCGTGCAACTGGAAGATGCTGGTCGAGAACCAGACCGACACCTGCCATCCGATGGTCGCGCACGAGTCGTCGGCCGGCACGGCCGTGCGCGTGTGGGAGCGCGACGGCGCGGAAGGTGCGAAGCCGATGGCGGTCGAGCTGCTGGAGCCGTTCATCCAGCCGCATGCGTTCTTCGAGCAGATGGGGCTGCGCGTGTGGCCCAACGGGCACGGTCACACCGGCACGGCCGATTCGATCCATGCGCGCTATACGCCGATTCCCGGGTATCACGAGAAGATGGTGGCGGCCTACGGCGAAGCGCGTGCGGCGCGCATTCTCGGCGAGGTTCGTCACAACACGGTGCTGTTTCCGAACGCGATGGTGAAGGGGCCGATCCAGATCCTGCGCGTGTTCAAGCCGCTCGCGGCCGACCGCACGCTGGTGGAGTCGTGGTCGTTCCGCCTCGTCGGCGCGCCCGATTCGCTGTTCGAGCGCACGCTTGCGTACAACCGGCTGATCAACGCGCCGACGTCGATCGTCGCGCACGACGATCTCGAGATGTACGAACGCGCGCAGCGCGGCCTCGCGACGCAGTCGCGCGACTGGGTGCACGTGGGGCGGCTGTTCGATCCGCAGGAGTTCGCGCAGCCTACGTCGGAAACGAACGGCACCAGCGAGCAGCAGATCCGCAACCAGTTCCGCGCGTGGCTGCGCTACATCGCGCCCGCAGCGACGAAGGAGGCGGCCGATGCGCACCTTTCCGCACGATGAACTCGCCGCGTTCGTCTACCACGAGGCGCGCCTGCTCGACGAGCGGCGCTACGAAGACTGGCTTGCGCTCTACGCGGACGACGCGCGCTACTGGATGCCGCTGTCGCCGGACCAGCCCGACACCGGGCTGCACGGCGCGCTGATGGACGAGGACCGGCTGCTGCTGCGCATCCGCATCGAACGCCTGGCCGGCCGCCGCACGTTTTCGCAGCAGCCGGCGAGCCGCGGCCACCATCTGCTGCAGCAGCCGCAGGTCGAGCGTGCCGACCGCGAGCGCGGCGTGTATGTACTGCGCACGCCGTTCCATTACGTCGAAGCGCGGCGCGACGAGCAGACCCTGTTCGCCGGCTGGTACACGCATGAACTCGCGGTGCGCGACGACGCGTTGCGCATCCGCGTGAAGCGCGTCGACCTCGTCAATGCCGACGCACCGCTCGGCAGCATCCACCTGCCCGTATGAGCGCGGGCTCGCGCATCCGGCTTCCACCTTTGATCCCGATTCCATGAACGCCCCTGAACGC
Encoded proteins:
- a CDS encoding aromatic ring-hydroxylating dioxygenase subunit alpha codes for the protein MTAQPFNDAVAALVRETEVHKDLYLSPRIFELEMRHLFANTWVYVGHVSQIPDTGDYVTTTIGAEPVVMVRHVDGSVRVLHNRCSHKGTQLVTDACGNTGTFFRCPYHAWSYRTDGSLYAIPLRRGYENTGFESCEASKGMQAVGATHDHRGFVFCRLNPSGVDFHDYFGDALSSLDNLVDRSPEGRVEVAGGVFRYVHACNWKMLVENQTDTCHPMVAHESSAGTAVRVWERDGAEGAKPMAVELLEPFIQPHAFFEQMGLRVWPNGHGHTGTADSIHARYTPIPGYHEKMVAAYGEARAARILGEVRHNTVLFPNAMVKGPIQILRVFKPLAADRTLVESWSFRLVGAPDSLFERTLAYNRLINAPTSIVAHDDLEMYERAQRGLATQSRDWVHVGRLFDPQEFAQPTSETNGTSEQQIRNQFRAWLRYIAPAATKEAADAHLSAR
- a CDS encoding aromatic-ring-hydroxylating dioxygenase subunit beta; the encoded protein is MRTFPHDELAAFVYHEARLLDERRYEDWLALYADDARYWMPLSPDQPDTGLHGALMDEDRLLLRIRIERLAGRRTFSQQPASRGHHLLQQPQVERADRERGVYVLRTPFHYVEARRDEQTLFAGWYTHELAVRDDALRIRVKRVDLVNADAPLGSIHLPV